In Ooceraea biroi isolate clonal line C1 chromosome 6, Obir_v5.4, whole genome shotgun sequence, the genomic stretch AACGTGAACCTTTGACAGGTCTGATCCTCAAGCTTCTTACGATGCTTCCGTAAATTGTGACAAATGATGATTGAAATTGTTGATGGAAAATCCAGACGAGACGATattgtttcttacagtttACATTTCCAGATGGACGCGTGGCAACGCGTGAAAAACTTTGAATTCGGCCAGCTCCGAAGTCCGAATCAGTGATTGCATGCACATGCGCAGCGAGAGCAGCCAGCTGAGCAATCTCGTGCGGGCACGTCAGTAAATATCGTAGGCGCAGCCTCTGTTTCAACCACATACATATCTTATCTGCCTCTCTTCTTCAACccttttcctatttttatgaaatatgaaaaattttagaatGAACGTGCATAAATGTATTATcgtattttcatataaaaactttttcgaaCATTTTCTACAGGTGATTATACTTTCTAATGCGAATCAAATACTTCTGATGCTGGGCTCACTGCGCATGCGGCTCCGGAATGTCATTGGTCCGAATGGTAGACTACTATCAGTAGTTAGATCTCAGAAATTTCAGTACTTCCCCGACTTTTAAAGTGCTTCCTAAATTTTCACGAAACGATTCCTGCTGTTTCGCTGTACACCATCTGGCCTCTTGAGCAGCGAATTTCTTCCCGTCTAACGTAAATACGACATAACATTACCGTAAAGTTATAACATGAGAAAGTTGATACGCCGACCGGCGTATTGTTATCGGAGTATCCGGTGACATTGTAAAGTATGACGTGTTATTATCacttttatgtttctttttttttttgtttagcTCGAGTCGAAAACAAAGGAAAGAGTGGCTCCTTGTAATCAAGGAATCGTGGATTATTACACCGTTGAATCAAGTTTTATATTacacaatataatacataagtTGCATCAGTAAGAAAGAAATTGggataaaaggagaaaaggacatacgttttatacaaaacttGAGAGATTAGATAGTAAAtaatagagagagaagagagataagtttattttcaatatcaatgttattaaGATTTTCTGCAGTTGTTGTCTTCTTCCTGTCAGCTGTCTTCCTCTTAAAGAAGACTGATCGATATTTTaacacaatattataattgaaaagcCAGATATCCTGTTTTGAGATTCATGTAAATAAGTAAGtaaataaacaattgttttgTTAATACCAACTGCTTTAAAATTTGGTTACTtgctttatattatacaagtaCTGATTGGTTTATTCatgcacatttttatttttaaacttttttttagatATGTCTAAAACACCAATTACTTTGCTCCAAGAACTGTTAGTTAGCCAAGGATATTGTCCTACTTATGACTATGTTGGTGTAAAGATTAATCAGGCTCGTAGTTTTTTTGTATATAGAGTGGCTTGTAAAAATTTGAGTGCTGAAGGCACAGGAACCACTAAGAAGGAGGCTAAGCATGATGCTGCAAAGAAcatgttgttattattatcatcatctaaAATGAATGAGACTCAAATGCCATCTGTTCAACCTTTGGTATCTCCCACAACAGATGATGCATTGTGCCTTACTCCATCAAAGACTTATGAAACAGTATCTCCATTAAAGATGCCATCCAGTacctttattaattatgttggAATGTTACAGGTAAGTTGTGCATGATTTCAAACGTTAACTCATCATACAATTAACACCATACAATTTCCTGTGTGTAGGAATTTTGCGTGCAGCAAGGCTTTAGAAATGTAACGTACGAGGTCGTCGAAGAGAGTGGACCGCCTCATATGAGAATGTTCACTATGGAAGCGAAAGTGCAATCATGCATGTTAGGGAAGAGGGGTACAGCGCATTGCAAACAACTTGCTAAACACGAGGCTGCGAGACTGTTGTTGCAGCATCTTCAAAGTTTAAGTGGATCCACACAGACAAATGACCAAAACCTAGATAAGAATAATGGCAGTATTCAAGAGATGTTTGAAAATGGTTCGCAGCTTACATTAGAACAGCTGGATATTAAGCTGGCAAAGTGCGAGCCGGCACGTTCAATTTCGGAACAGACCAAACGGATGGAGACGTTATTCATTACGCATACGAAAACGAGGAGGAACGCCACGCAGGATTGCCTGGTGAAAAATTGTCACACTACGTTTGAGAGGACATATTCCAGCAAGATTCCCGACACCATGAAGGCAAGGATGAGAATGACGTGTGACAAATACGCCGAGCTACTAAAATGCAATCGAATAGATTTAATACAAGAGACGATACGAGATATCGAAGACACATTACAGATTAAGTTACAACAAGTCAGTGTAAACAGCCTTGGAAACAATTATACGGTATGCTTGCGCTTAACGTCCCGCCCGACTATCACACAATTCGGTCTCGGTGAAACTAGGGACAAGGCAAAAGCGCAtgctatgtataatattattttaactattgtaacatttttaaattagcaATTGGATATTTTGTTCTgacatgtatatgtacatacattatatatatatatatacatataatatataataacaattataaataacaacACATCATCATTGCAtgtgaaatatgaaaaatattaatatgttacattaatgccTTTGTTAATTCTTCTATTGATTTTGTATGTTGTAAAGTtggaaatataatagtataacaGATGAAActatttacaaataaataatgaaaagtaagtaatgatcttttaattttactttcggACCATCATTGTGGTACGTCGCTGCCATTTATCTGTGGCGTGTTGTTTGGCGCCAAAGTTCACTTCGCCGAGCTTCGCGGGTTCGTTCAAGCTCGTTGAAATTGTGTGTGTTCAGGTATCGCGACGCATCGAAAGATTTAATGCGCAAAAATGTCGGATATACGTACGCTGGGCAAGCGATTAGGACAGCGCATCGATCAAGAGGCGATCGTGCTCGGCAGAATCACAGGGGTGAGAAGATATTCCGAGTCTGGTTAGGTTATGATTACAAACCGGCATGCGTAATTGTAGCACGATATATGAaacaagaataatttattattttcagctTTAAACGTTAAGTATCATCGACCGAGACTACAATTCTATCATTaatgcattttaataaattgaaattaactaaaatttcgttgatttccttctcgcaattttatttgtagaaaaacaagaaattagctttaaatatgtattaacatTAACCAATTCTTCGCGTCTGTCGTAAAGAAAGTTCCTTCTGTAGAAGagtaatgtattatttacaCGCATCGCATAATAATTGGTACCTTTAACACACGCTGAGCATGAAAATTTGCAGAAAACGTCGGATGGTATGAGCACGGAAATAACCACGACGGATGATGCTCGAATTAACGTGACATTTCGCGAACCGCTTGACAGCAATGCGTCCGGTTACATAGAAGTGCGTGGTACTGTGAAGTCAAAGTCTACCATGTCCTGCAGCAGCTTCGTATGCTTTCCTCAGAGCATGACAAAAGAGTTTGGTAAGTGAAAACCCTTTGCTTTTCTCACCGTACCAGCTTCCTCTGTTAGCGTCGATATTATTTACGATGGAAACATTTGCCACAGATGCAGACGGTTACAACACTATGGTGCACATGCGCTGCGCGCTAGGCAATAAGCTGGACAGTGCGATGGATAGTAATGCATAACAATGTACAAATTGCTTACTgtgtttatttcttttcttctttatattctttttcacACCGTATTAACCGTTTTGGTACGATCCATTTCgtaaaagtaacaaaaaatACCGTAATGTATAGGgggaattattataaagacaCACTTTCTTCGTCTGTACATAAAATGTCAAACTAGATTCGATGAATATACAAAACATGCAAAGCACCCTAAAAACTATAACGAAGATTGTCAATATTACATGAATAAGAACACTTAAACCTGCTCTGTGATGTCTGTCTGTTATACCTGCTCTTACGTCACAGATGTGTCCAAGGACGAGCAACGGCAATTGCAAGACGTTACCGGACACTCAGTGTGTTGTCTGAAACATTGAACGCAGATTTTAACATCTTTCCTCGCTATCTCTATCTTATCTTACTATctcgattatattttattaaattttattaactttattaattttatcaaattagatcgaattacattaatttgcaACTTTAAGCAAGACATGCAATCTCACCGAAACCAGTGAGCTATATGCTCGCTGTGCCCGCCGTGTTTGCACGTTAAGCACCACGTGAACCAGCTGTTGAATTCCGTAAGTTTCGTCTCGCATTCCTCGCTCCTGCTGCCGCCGGGACTGGAAGCAGTTTGCAATCCGCTGACGGTGCCCATGTGCATTAAACAAATCGCGCAGCGCGGCAAAGGCTTGCGGCAATTTGGACAAGCCGTCATCTAGAATCGAGAAAGGCagatgagaaaaagaggagTTCTTGCATCGGCTGAAGGCTAAGCCTGATGAACGTGTAAAATACATGAAACTCAGCTAGTGATAAAACTTGCCTTCAATTTATTGGGAGTACTGCCTAATCTACCAAACGGAACCCGCGCTCTGCTCAGACCTTGCATGAAAGCAGATATGCTTTTACCACAGAAGTTGCAGGAAACATATATCTGCTGCGGTGGTCTCTCCTGCGGCGTGGAAGCTCTCATGGCGATGTCGAATTTAGCTCTTTGGCTCCATAATTTCCACGCGTTCAAGAGGTGTCTGTAACTGTCAGTCGACAACGACCGTTAACACATGCAGCACCGCGGGAGCAATTATATGAACAAACGCGAAAAGaaggattaattaatacttagTAATCCACACTTGAACTTGATTGTCTTGTATCAATCGAGGTGCGAAGGCCCTGATAGCGATGAGAGTGCAGCTCTGAACGTCTGAGGTGATCTCCAAGTATTTGCTCAGTAATTGTATACCTTCTACGCTTGCACCTGAAGCATGACAATGAACAAACGTGTAGTCAACGTTAGACATGAAACACGCTCGGGTCAGTACCTGTAACCAAGAAGCCCGCCAAATCTCCTTCCTCGATTAGCTTCTGGGTCAGCCTCTTCAGGTAGTCGTACAGCTTGCTATCCGATAGATACATGAGTGCAAACGCCACGCGGTCTTCGACAGCCATACCGTTCTCGTTCTGCGACGTCGAGTTTAGTGAATGTTCAATCATCGTGAAGAAGTCCGCTTTTCATTATGCATACTTGTTGCTACGCTACTTACAAGTACACTGTCGTAGGTGTCGTTATCCGCGGTGAGGAAACCGAACGTCGCCCTCAGATAAGGATCCGACAATTGCGACTTCGATTTCTGACACGATTCTCGCCACAACGTGGAACGCTCCTCGGAGAAGCCCGACAGCGCCATGGCCACCATGTTCAGCGTAGCCGTCTGCTTCTTGCTAGCGCCTCGATTCAGTATGTCAATGGCCTGCCGCAGGCAGAGATTGAACACCGAGAACGCCGCCGCTTTCGCGTACGCACCTTCCTTCTCCAGCTTTTCGACGTACGCATTGTCGTACGCTGTATTGGTCTCTCTGTCAAAACGCAAACCGCATAGGAGAAGgcacctttctctctccggcGATCTGCAATCGTAACGAACGGCCACGTGAATGAAACTATCAGTGCTTGAATATCCTGTCATTTTCTTCTCGCGCAATCGTCACCTGTAGATCTTCGTCATGTGGCTGGAACCTATATCTGCCCACGGACGATGGATCACTTCCGACTTTAGAAAACCGTTACCGGTATTCTGCTGACCATCCAATTTCAGGACTGTTCTGTATAACAGTCGGAAGCATCAATCTACATATGTTCATACGTGGCATTAATTAGCGCGTTGTTTTACCTCACACCAGGATGCTTGTTGTCCGGGCTCTGTATAGTACCGGCTTCCACCAAGGAACGGCTCAGGTACAACCATTGCCACAAATTCTTCAGCGTCTCGTCTTCAGCTACATCGCCATTCTGCGCCAAGTCCGCCTGCAAACGCACGCGTGCGCGATTTTGCACGCCAAGCGATCAGAAATCAAAACGAACGGCTAACATGAGCTTTACAGTTTACGTTTTCATTCGTTCTATTTACTTACGAGCAAACCGTACTCGAACATAGCGCGTTTCTTGGTCAAAACCGAGATATCATTCAGCGCCTTGTAAACGTTATCCTCGTTGTGCACGTATTTGAACGACTTGAAAGCGTAATTCCACATCAGACACGACCGAGCGGACCAATTGAGGGTGATTCTCTCGCATACAGTGTAATCGGTTACTCCTACGAggtaaaagtattttataaacataaaaatcgcAAAAGAATTGCGTTCTGTGCGataagagaattatatataggATACCTTGCGACGATATCGTCAACAATCGATTCTCGTCGGTCGGATGCCACGAGAAGCTCACGGGATTGTGCGATGGTGGCAGAACCACTCTCTCAAGGACACCCGGCTCGGTATCCTCTCCTCCGCAATACTGAATGTCAAACAGATGCAAACCCCCTAGAAAATTAAATACTCTGGttgcatttttctctctctgccgaTAATGACTCGATGTGATTTATACGCGATATACCTGAATCCTTATGCAACGTGCCAATAAGGTTGCGCCTCGTTGGACACCACAGTACCTTTGTAACTTGTCTCTGTGCTACTATAGTGACAACCGGTTTCTCGAAGCACCGCGTGTCCCAGATCGTGATTAGATTGTCGACGTGCGAGAGAAGCTGATAATTGTTATGGGGATTTACCGATAAGTTATATACTGCCTTTGTGGCGGTGACGTTCACCACCTTCGCAGAATCTGAGAAAATTCAAAGAGAATTTATGATCAAACTACGTCAACACGCGTACAAGGCCAATTACATGAATTTAGATTTCTGCACTTTCGCATAAGTCTACCTCTAAAGTCGACAACTTTCAAGTGCTTGTTATTAGCACCAAAAGCGAGACACCGCGGATCGTGTTTGAACCAAGCAGCAGAATGTATAGTTTCGGACAAGCCCGCTTCCGCTATTGGCCTCTCGGAGCCCTTCGGGTAATGGTGCACGTCCCAGAGCAATACAGAATGTTCCTTGCTGTGCTTGTCCAACCCGGATATAATCAGATGAGTGTCCACGGGATTCCAGGCGACGACGTTGCATGATCGCATGTACTTTGGAACTGCAATTTCACCGAGACACAGATTAGGCTGTATCCTGTACAATCAAATTGTAACGTAGCATAACGACATACAAAATTCTCTTCCAACGAGGCCATGATAGTCGAATTCCGGTGGACTGAGAGTACTCAGAACTATCTTCCCATTCGCGTGACCACTCGCCACGATGTCCGGTTCTCGTTGCGGGTATATATCAACGCACTTGGCATAGCTGTTGATAGTAACGGAGGAGATCAGCTCTGCAATGGAGTGCTCCGAAATCTGCAAATCTGCATCACAGgggaaaaacgagaaaatgtCAGACAAGCACATTCTGCCAAGCAAATCCACAAAGATTTCTCGCACGCCGGATACTCACAAATTTGATCACTGTCTCGCGCGCCGTCCTCCAAGGCTCCGATCTCGTACAGACTCAGCACCGTGTCGCTGTCCCACGTGATAAATCGGTCGGAATGAAAGGGGGACCACAGCACGTCCCATTTAGGGCGATTCATTTTTTCCCCCCTACCCCGTTATCGAGTTTCTGTCGTGAAACCGCGAATCATCACATCATTGCACGTCGGGCGAAACGTCGCACTTACGCGCGCCGCATGTACCGTGACTCGTTATAACCGTTGCGCGATACACGGCGCGACTATCACGTGCGTGTTGCCGACAGAAACGTCCGTAATCTCCTCGCTTCGTCCTTACAGACGTGCGTCCCCCTTGGAACCCGGTGACGCTCGTGGAACACTCGTACTTGTCATGCTCTCCGACTTTGTTTCCTCCCGCGAACCTAACCAAGCCGCACTTTCACCTTCACCCTCGCGATGCCTAATCAAAACATCCTGGAAGCAGCCGACCAGCACTCTGATCCTTCCCAAGCGTGCAGCGTGCACAAATGTGAGAATGGCCAATGAAATCGCGTTAGAAAGGAAATAGTGAACCCGATTGGCTGTCAGGTTGCCGCTCCATTTCGAAGTATCCAATCAAGTACTTGTACTTAAGATCGCCCAGTGGAAACGCGCTCGCGACGTAGCGCCGAGTTGAACGGAGGTTAAATCCGAGAATTTACATGTTTACGCTAGATTTGATCCCCTGTCACGAGCGCGAAGCGGTGCGAGAGGTAGAAGTACCGACGGACAGGTAAGCTTTCTACTGTTCCAGCGAATCGTGAGGTTCCAGCTAGCTCCTCGAGGGCAAGTGTCGGCAGACCCGGAAAAATTCGGGCATATCTGCACGCCGTGTTTACATTTCGTTCATCCTCCATAAAAATCGGAATTGATAATGTCGAAACAAAACACCCGCATCTCAAGTAACAACTGTTAGTATTGTCGTCATTCGCGATACGAGATTACGAGGATCTCTCCGTTCGACTCGGGATTCGATCTTCGCTGTGCTCGTCAGTTTCCAGCGATAACGCTTCGTCGAGTTATCTCGTCAAATAATGCCGAGTCATTGCGGCCGGTGGTCCGAACTATCGTAGCGATTGCGACAGCTAAAGGTGTATGCGGCATAAAGTATTGCAGAGTTAACAAGGCGAGCGACGGACGGGAAGGAGAAAGTTCGAGAAGTGCGCGAAGTAGGTAGAGGTGGGTGACATCCGTATTCATAAGGCTGCCATGTTAACGCCCCACCGTGCCCTCCGGCCATGTACCCATCTCATAAGGACTGTACGCTCGTTACAGTCGGCTAGTAACGACGTCGcctcatcgtcatcgtcgttgccGATCGCGCGAGGGTTTGATTGCCGCCGCCTGTTGCGAGACCCGTTGACAGTAGACCCATTTGCGAAGACTCTCGGTGCTTCATTTGCGACGATGGCGAAGATAAAGGTGAGCATTATTGTCGCAGGCACGCGACATATGTCACTGAAATTGAACAGACGAGCGAAATCGGAGTAATTAATTTCGTGACGTGGAAAAGTGGACTTTGCACTAGTCGTTAAAATCTCGCTTGCTCAATTGGTATTTTACATTGTTACGTTATGTTACATTGTGACAGTCATCACACATGTTGATTCTTTAAGCCTTTTGCatattcgattttaatttttggttTACTTAATTCAACTTGTACGATATGAATCGGCAATCGTGTGCATTTGAACTTCGAGTAGTGGATCAAATCCGAGGAGGAAGgcgatcctttttttctcaaaagGATCTCTCAATTGTTATTTTACGACTGTTAGGCAGGACCGGTCGTCGACATCCTCGGGGACGAGATGACGCGCATCATATGGGACGCGATCAAGCAAAAACTCATTTTGCCGTACTTGGATATTGAGCTGCACACGTACGATCTGGGCATCGAGAACCGCGATGCCACGAACGACAATGTCACGGTGGAATGCGCCGAGGCCATCAAACGCTACAACGTCGGTATCAAGTGCGCTACGATCACGCCCGACGAGAAGCGCGTGGAGGAATTCAAGCTGAAGCAGATGTGGAAGAGTCCTAACGGAACCATCAGAAACATCCTGGGGGGCACGGTGTTCCGCGAGGCGATCATCTGCAAGAACATCCCGCGTCTGGTTGTCGGCTGGAAGGAGCCGATCATTATCGGCAGACACGCGCACGCCGATCAGTACAAGGCCACGGACTTCGTGGTGCCGGGACCGGGCAAGCTGGAGATCACGTGGACCGGCGCCTCCGGCCAGAAGCTCCAGTACACCGTCCACGAGTTCAAGGGCCCGGGTATCGCCCAAGCGCAGTACAACACCGACGAGAGCATATGTGCGTTCGCCCACAGCTCGTTCCAGTACGCACTGTCGCGCAACTACCCGCTCTACCTGTCGACGAAGAACACGATCCTGAAAAAGTACGACGGCCGCTTCAAGGACATATTCCAGGACATCTACGACAGGGAGTACAAGCAGAAGTTCGAGGCGAAGAAGCTGTGGTACGAGCACCGGCTCATCGACGACATGGTAGCGTACGCCATGAAGTCCGAGGGCGGTTTCGTGTGGTCGTGCAAGAACTACGACGGCGACGTGCAGTCGGACTCGGTGGCGCAGGGCTACGGATCCCTGGGCATGATGACCTCGGTGCTCGTGTGCCCAGACGGTCGCACGATCGAGGCCGAGGCAGCTCACGGCACCGTCACCCGCCACTATCGTCAACACCAGCAAGGTAACGAGACGTCCACCAACTCGATCGCCTCCATCTTCGCATGGACGCGTGGACTGCTGCATCGCGCCAAGCTCGACAATAACGCGAGCCTGAAGCACTTTGCCGAAACGCTCGAGAAGGTCTGTATAGACACCATCGAGTCTGGCTACCTCACCAAGGATCTCGCCATATGCATAAAGGGAAGCATGGACAAGGTCACCAGAGCTGATTACCTAGAGACATTCGAGTTCATGGACAAACTCGCCGAAAATCTGAAGAAGCAGCTCAAAGCATGACTCGTTGAGGCTGACGAGGCGCATGTGAACTTACGAGCCAGGTACTAGCGTTAtaacgaagaagaggaaatGTAGTCGTGGTTACGGGAAAGTCTGCGGTGAATATACAATATCtgtaattatatatgcatCAAGCATAAGTAGGATTATAATTACGTAAGTTTCCTTGGTTTCGCGTTATGTCAATCTCGTTTACCTTCAAAGTGCtgataatttaactttttatcTGTAGTTGTGCAATAGATACAGAATTAAAGGCACAACATGCAAGATAACGATGTTCCGCAATTGGGTTAATCCAATTTAAATAGATTAACTTCGTTGCTGATCAACCGTCTCCATTATCTATTTATCTCGTTAAACACCATTGACACGTAAAATGATACTCGAATGAAAATTATAGATTACATGGTGATATCTCTGAGATTTTATCaccatatatataatataatttgtgaattttgtattaatgttGATCATGAAATACAAAagcaaaattatatgtatatacaaatgtacatttttaaataaaacttttcttaataaaagcatttacttttatatcaaaatatgtTCTATGCCAGTCTAATTTCTTGCCGATTAGTATCTTTAAAATAGTATCGTCCGATAGTTGCATTAACTCACGGATACGTCATCAATGAATCCTgataagtattttttttcttgattaCGAAAGCTAAACCTCGATGATTACcctgatttaaaaattatcatgcATACTAAGTTATAAACGATTGCGGAATAGCATGTTATGCATAAGATAAAAGTTAAGATAAAAGTTTTCATTGCAGTTTGATGATCTCTATTTGTGAGCAATAAGATAAGAACGATTTCTTAACAGTGtcaataatttatgcaattgTAATGTCCTAAGACATATTGACCCCAATTTCCATATTCTTAGTAAGATATGCTCGTTTTAATGACGTGCGACACAAGActcatttttttcttgtatataaattatataaatgtacagaTCAATGTGTAAACCATAAGtgatatgtatgtatgcacgtatgtatgtatgtatgtagcTTAAAAGTGGACCAGATTCAGGAACTctgaataaaaacaaaatttccaacgattaagataaattataagataatCAAACTCCTGAaagcgaatatattataatatttcaagtaaatgctcattaacataaaatatttcaagtaaTGCGCATTAACATAAAATCTATGAGCGACAGACTTGCATTGATTAGTATAAATAATCGCTGACCTCCCGATGCAgcctttttataaattattcatatatcaTGTGGTTACATCGCAAAACACTTCCATCGCGTCAAACATATCATGATAATTGGATATAGCAACAGAAAGAAATCGGgaagatattaattacaaaaaaactaATATCGTAGTAACTACTATAATAGTTTGACTCCCCTTCTatgtcaattatttattagaatttttattacatcatgCTGTTTATTATACCACAGTTtcggtaaataaaatatagcaataatatagcattgtaataataataaatcttgtTCACAAAGCGGAAAGACGCGGTGCGAATAAAAATCGTATTCAAAATCTACATTATCTGCAtcttgagaaaaaaattcattcactcatgtatatattatcggaTGGTAAATGATAGGAAACGCATATGATACTATCAGTGGACTATTTTATCGACCGGGATATGTTGCCTTCGTTGCGTTCTTATTCCGAATCGAAGCAACGAACGAGGCGCGTAGCCTATTTTCTTTAGTTGCATATGTTTCctgcatttaaaattaa encodes the following:
- the LOC105284533 gene encoding RISC-loading complex subunit tarbp2, producing the protein MSKTPITLLQELLVSQGYCPTYDYVGVKINQARSFFVYRVACKNLSAEGTGTTKKEAKHDAAKNMLLLLSSSKMNETQMPSVQPLVSPTTDDALCLTPSKTYETVSPLKMPSSTFINYVGMLQEFCVQQGFRNVTYEVVEESGPPHMRMFTMEAKVQSCMLGKRGTAHCKQLAKHEAARLLLQHLQSLSGSTQTNDQNLDKNNGSIQEMFENGSQLTLEQLDIKLAKCEPARSISEQTKRMETLFITHTKTRRNATQDCLVKNCHTTFERTYSSKIPDTMKARMRMTCDKYAELLKCNRIDLIQETIRDIEDTLQIKLQQVSVNSLGNNYTVCLRLTSRPTITQFGLGETRDKAKAHAMYNIILTIVTFLN
- the LOC105284534 gene encoding uncharacterized protein LOC105284534 isoform X1, with product MRKNVGYTYAGQAIRTAHRSRGDRARQNHRALNKTSDGMSTEITTTDDARINVTFREPLDSNASGYIEVRGTVKSKSTMSCSSFVCFPQSMTKEFDADGYNTMVHMRCALGNKLDSAMDSNA
- the LOC105284534 gene encoding uncharacterized protein LOC105284534 isoform X2, which produces MSDIRTLGKRLGQRIDQEAIVLGRITGKTSDGMSTEITTTDDARINVTFREPLDSNASGYIEVRGTVKSKSTMSCSSFVCFPQSMTKEFDADGYNTMVHMRCALGNKLDSAMDSNA
- the LOC105284535 gene encoding GATOR complex protein MIOS-B, which produces MNRPKWDVLWSPFHSDRFITWDSDTVLSLYEIGALEDGARDSDQIYLQISEHSIAELISSVTINSYAKCVDIYPQREPDIVASGHANGKIVLSTLSPPEFDYHGLVGREFFPKYMRSCNVVAWNPVDTHLIISGLDKHSKEHSVLLWDVHHYPKGSERPIAEAGLSETIHSAAWFKHDPRCLAFGANNKHLKVVDFRDSAKVVNVTATKAVYNLSVNPHNNYQLLSHVDNLITIWDTRCFEKPVVTIVAQRQVTKVLWCPTRRNLIGTLHKDSGGLHLFDIQYCGGEDTEPGVLERVVLPPSHNPVSFSWHPTDENRLLTISSQGVTDYTVCERITLNWSARSCLMWNYAFKSFKYVHNEDNVYKALNDISVLTKKRAMFEYGLLADLAQNGDVAEDETLKNLWQWLYLSRSLVEAGTIQSPDNKHPGVRTVLKLDGQQNTGNGFLKSEVIHRPWADIGSSHMTKIYRSPERERCLLLCGLRFDRETNTAYDNAYVEKLEKEGAYAKAAAFSVFNLCLRQAIDILNRGASKKQTATLNMVAMALSGFSEERSTLWRESCQKSKSQLSDPYLRATFGFLTADNDTYDSVLNENGMAVEDRVAFALMYLSDSKLYDYLKRLTQKLIEEGDLAGFLVTGASVEGIQLLSKYLEITSDVQSCTLIAIRAFAPRLIQDNQVQVWITNYRHLLNAWKLWSQRAKFDIAMRASTPQERPPQQIYVSCNFCGKSISAFMQGLSRARVPFGRLGSTPNKLKMTACPNCRKPLPRCAICLMHMGTVSGLQTASSPGGSRSEECETKLTEFNSWFTWCLTCKHGGHSEHIAHWFRQHTECPVTSCNCRCSSLDTSVT
- the LOC105284531 gene encoding isocitrate dehydrogenase [NADP] cytoplasmic isoform X1; this encodes MLTPHRALRPCTHLIRTVRSLQSASNDVASSSSSLPIARGFDCRRLLRDPLTVDPFAKTLGASFATMAKIKAGPVVDILGDEMTRIIWDAIKQKLILPYLDIELHTYDLGIENRDATNDNVTVECAEAIKRYNVGIKCATITPDEKRVEEFKLKQMWKSPNGTIRNILGGTVFREAIICKNIPRLVVGWKEPIIIGRHAHADQYKATDFVVPGPGKLEITWTGASGQKLQYTVHEFKGPGIAQAQYNTDESICAFAHSSFQYALSRNYPLYLSTKNTILKKYDGRFKDIFQDIYDREYKQKFEAKKLWYEHRLIDDMVAYAMKSEGGFVWSCKNYDGDVQSDSVAQGYGSLGMMTSVLVCPDGRTIEAEAAHGTVTRHYRQHQQGNETSTNSIASIFAWTRGLLHRAKLDNNASLKHFAETLEKVCIDTIESGYLTKDLAICIKGSMDKVTRADYLETFEFMDKLAENLKKQLKA
- the LOC105284531 gene encoding isocitrate dehydrogenase [NADP] cytoplasmic isoform X2, which gives rise to MAKIKAGPVVDILGDEMTRIIWDAIKQKLILPYLDIELHTYDLGIENRDATNDNVTVECAEAIKRYNVGIKCATITPDEKRVEEFKLKQMWKSPNGTIRNILGGTVFREAIICKNIPRLVVGWKEPIIIGRHAHADQYKATDFVVPGPGKLEITWTGASGQKLQYTVHEFKGPGIAQAQYNTDESICAFAHSSFQYALSRNYPLYLSTKNTILKKYDGRFKDIFQDIYDREYKQKFEAKKLWYEHRLIDDMVAYAMKSEGGFVWSCKNYDGDVQSDSVAQGYGSLGMMTSVLVCPDGRTIEAEAAHGTVTRHYRQHQQGNETSTNSIASIFAWTRGLLHRAKLDNNASLKHFAETLEKVCIDTIESGYLTKDLAICIKGSMDKVTRADYLETFEFMDKLAENLKKQLKA